The following proteins are co-located in the Candidatus Competibacteraceae bacterium genome:
- a CDS encoding DUF1669 domain-containing protein: MEIQAHFTDIQAVIVAELGDARRSIEAAVAWLTDPVLFEALLKAARRGCRVRLALLDDAINRRSGLNMERLRAAGGEVFWIPEAENSQGSLHHKFCVIDEDGVITGSYNWTRRASQADENILRVRGDAALAAGYSEAFAQLLDKHCLRPREPALDSRQLLRRLEVVHNLLLLEDFEMLAAQVSRLEAARSLPAIAELLDQLQQQDWAAAQASLAALLARGLALMPYEDPELAALRLELRTLEAQVVALSQEQAETERLIQEFARRQQEALGDLLEESLCLRRLYWQRRAERDNATEADREAHTQARENYADYRQSREEVERMPEAPRLDSDQQAELKRLFREACMQCHPDRVTEADKAQAEALFVQVRAAYQQGDLDTLRRLHRQLKSGRPFADPATVLTEGDQLHRRMAQLRLEVERLLAVLKSLRAHETYRTLTGIADWERYFAEARQRLAGDIERLRAQLEEEDDDEF, encoded by the coding sequence ATGGAAATTCAAGCGCATTTCACTGACATTCAAGCCGTCATCGTTGCCGAACTGGGCGACGCGCGGCGGTCTATCGAGGCGGCGGTGGCCTGGCTGACCGATCCGGTGCTGTTCGAGGCGCTGCTCAAGGCGGCCCGGCGTGGCTGCCGGGTGCGGCTGGCTCTGCTGGACGATGCGATCAACCGCCGGTCCGGCCTGAACATGGAGCGACTACGGGCGGCGGGCGGCGAGGTGTTCTGGATTCCCGAAGCCGAGAACAGCCAAGGCTCGCTGCATCACAAGTTCTGCGTCATCGACGAGGACGGGGTAATCACCGGTTCCTACAACTGGACCCGCCGCGCCAGCCAGGCCGACGAAAATATTTTGCGGGTGCGGGGCGATGCGGCACTAGCGGCTGGATATTCCGAGGCATTCGCGCAATTGTTGGACAAGCACTGCTTGCGGCCGCGCGAACCGGCGCTGGACAGCCGACAATTGCTGCGCCGGCTGGAGGTCGTCCATAACCTGCTGCTGCTGGAGGATTTCGAGATGCTGGCGGCGCAGGTATCACGCCTGGAAGCAGCCCGGTCGTTGCCGGCGATTGCCGAATTGCTGGATCAATTGCAGCAGCAGGACTGGGCGGCGGCACAAGCCAGTTTGGCGGCGTTGCTGGCGCGGGGTTTGGCGCTGATGCCGTATGAAGATCCCGAACTGGCGGCGCTGCGCTTGGAACTACGCACGCTAGAGGCGCAGGTGGTGGCCTTGAGCCAGGAACAGGCGGAAACGGAGCGGTTGATTCAGGAATTCGCCCGCCGCCAGCAGGAAGCGCTGGGCGATCTGCTGGAAGAATCGCTGTGCTTGCGGCGGCTTTACTGGCAGCGGCGAGCCGAACGAGACAATGCGACGGAAGCGGATCGGGAGGCCCACACCCAAGCCCGTGAGAACTACGCCGACTACCGACAGAGCCGGGAAGAGGTGGAACGGATGCCCGAAGCGCCCCGGCTCGATTCCGACCAGCAGGCGGAACTCAAGCGGCTGTTCCGGGAAGCCTGTATGCAGTGCCATCCGGATCGGGTAACGGAGGCGGACAAGGCGCAGGCCGAAGCGCTGTTTGTTCAGGTGCGAGCGGCATACCAGCAGGGCGATTTGGACACCTTGCGCCGGCTGCATCGGCAACTCAAGAGCGGGCGACCGTTCGCCGATCCGGCCACAGTGCTGACCGAGGGCGATCAACTCCATCGGCGGATGGCGCAGTTGCGGCTGGAGGTGGAACGCTTGCTGGCCGTGCTCAAGAGCCTGCGCGCTCACGAGACTTATCGCACGCTGACCGGTATCGCCGATTGGGAGCGATATTTTGCCGAGGCCCGCCAGCGCTTGGCCGGAGACATCGAACGGTTGCGAGCGCAATTGGAGGAAGAGGACGATGACGAATTTTGA
- a CDS encoding spondin domain-containing protein codes for MKLSAVLATSLLLAVPLTGAQAQSSNDYAGIAAYYGNPRYAVTITNLTRGSSFTPILVASHRPGVELFELGKAASDELAAMAEGGDTMPLEDMLRNSGRVVGTGHSEGLLGPGQSVTVEVPAGNANRISLAAMILPTNDGFIALNGVEVPRFGSQTYRVPGYDAGSEPNDELCTSIPGPTCGGAGGSPEAGGEGFVHVHAGIHGIGDLSAADYDWRNPVATITVERVR; via the coding sequence ATGAAACTGTCGGCTGTCTTGGCTACATCCCTATTGTTGGCCGTTCCCCTGACCGGCGCCCAGGCGCAGTCTTCCAATGATTACGCGGGCATCGCCGCTTACTACGGCAACCCGAGGTACGCCGTCACGATCACCAACCTCACCCGAGGTTCGTCCTTCACCCCGATTCTGGTCGCCAGCCACCGGCCGGGCGTCGAGCTGTTCGAGTTGGGGAAAGCGGCGAGTGATGAATTGGCGGCCATGGCCGAGGGCGGCGACACCATGCCTCTGGAGGATATGTTGCGCAACTCCGGCCGGGTGGTGGGCACCGGACATTCGGAGGGACTGCTGGGTCCGGGCCAGTCGGTCACGGTTGAGGTTCCCGCCGGCAACGCCAACCGGATCAGTCTGGCGGCGATGATCCTGCCGACCAACGATGGCTTCATTGCCCTGAATGGTGTGGAAGTCCCGCGTTTCGGCAGCCAGACCTATAGGGTTCCCGGCTACGATGCCGGTTCCGAGCCCAACGACGAACTGTGCACCTCGATTCCCGGCCCGACCTGCGGCGGCGCGGGTGGCTCGCCCGAGGCTGGCGGTGAAGGCTTCGTGCACGTTCATGCCGGGATTCACGGCATCGGCGACTTGAGCGCCGCCGATTACGATTGGCGCAATCCCGTGGCGACGATCACGGTCGAAAGAGTGCGCTGA